GGATTCTGGCGATTCCAAACACCGTCGATATACGATTCGCGGGTAAGTCCGGCGCAGGTCAAACGGTTGTCTTCAATCCATTTAAAAACGGCGCAGTATGCTTGCGGCAACGTTGCGTACGGACCTTTGTGCAATACGCACGCGGCGCGAGGTACGCGTTCGATTTCCTTGAATTTTATTCGCGGCGTGTCGGTTCCTTTGCACGTAACCGCTTCGCAGTATTCCATGTCGATGTCCCGAGATCGGTATTCGCCGTCGTGATACATGATAAAACAGTAAAACGGATCGGTTTTGCAGGTAAGGCCGGGATTTGCCGCCTCGATTTCGCGACCGATTTCGGGGATGACGTCGAAATACGCATCGTACGACGGAACCACCATACGGCAGCTGTACACCGTAACGCGCGGCAATTCTTTGACGACCACTTGATACGGTACCGTCTTTTCTTCCTGCAGAAAACTCATATACGAATTAATCGAAGCCAGCTGCGCCGTCTGCGCGGCGATCCGATTTTCGAGCCGCTTTTTCTGGGACGCGAGCAGCGGCGCAACATCACAGCCGTCGAGCATTTTCCTGATTTCGCACAGCGGGAACCCGCACTGCTTCAACGATACGATTTTATGCACGCGCAGCAGCTGCGCCGTGTCGTAATAGCGATATCCGGTGGCCGGATCCACGTGCACCGGGTACAAAAGTCCTTCATCCTCGTAAAAACGGAGCGCTTTAACAGTCACTTTCGTCATGACTGAAAATTGTCCTATCCGATACACCGCTAACCTCTCTTTTTTGCAATCCATAAAATATGCACGGTAACGGCCGCGCCTACGGCGGCCAGCAGCAAACACACCGGCAGTTTTCGTATCAGAACGGCGGAAACGGTCAGCATTCCCCACAGAAAAATCAAACTGCCCGCAATCGTCCGGCGGCGCAGTCCGGTTTTCCGCGTGTAGCTTTCGTAATATTCGCGGAAAAACCCGATTTTAAGTATTTTCGACTGCAGAGCCGGCGTTGCCGAAAAACAGCCGAGCGCAAGCAGCACGAACGGCGTCGTGGGCCAGACGGGAAGCACCGCGCCCACGAGACCGAGCGCAAGCGCCGTAAAACCTGCTGTCAGTTTCAGAAATTGCGATAATTTCACGGCGTCCTCCCGTTTCCGGCTGATCGGCTGATTTGCTCGTCAGCTGATCGGCTGATTGCACCGCGAAATCCGGCCGCAGTGCAGGCACAGTACCGTTTTTCATATTCGACTATCGGCGGCGCGTTGTCAAGACGCTGCGGGTGCAAATAGCGGAACGCACGGCGCAACCTCACGGAAACGAATGCCTGCCCGCGGAACGCCGCCGGTTACTCCCATTTGAACAGCTTGACGGAAAGCGCGAACGCCGCGACCGTTACGGGAAGCAGAATTCCGATCCGAAGGATATCCGCCGAAACCGGCAGCCCCGCCGCCGCGTTGTCGAGCAGTTTAATTACCTGCGTAAGCGGAAACACGTTTGAAAACGCCTGAAGCCCGCGCGGCATGATCGCGTACGGAACCGTCGCGCCGGACAAAAACAGCGACGGAAAATAGATCAGCGACGTAACCACGTTAGCCGTTTTCACGTCGGGAACGACCGCACCGATACAAGCGCCCAGTGAAAACACCGCGCACACCGAAAACAGAAACGTCGCGACGAAGCGCGCGCCGTCGGCGATTTTTACGCCGAAGCCGAATCGGGCGGCAAGCCACACCAAAACGGCCGAAACGGCGGCGAACAGAAACTGCAACGCCGTATCCGCGGCGAGCAGCATTCCCGGACTTACCGGCGTTACCTTAAAGCGCTTCAGAACCTTTTCATACCGGTAACCGGACAACGTCAGCGGAATGCCCATAAAACCCGCCGCGCAAATTCCCACGCACGCGACGCCGCTGAAAGCGCTGCGCACCGTTTCCGGTGCCGACACGCATCCGATCAGAAACATGATTCCAACCGGCATGGCGACGGCGAACAGCAGCATGTCGCCGCCTCGGATCGCCAGTTTCGCTTCGGTTTTGAACAATGTGTAAAACGTTTTCAAAGCAGTCATTCTCCGATTCCTCCGTCCGCCGCAGCGGGATCCGCATCCATATAGTTCAAAAAAACGTCTTCCAGATTTTTGACACCGTGCGAAGCTACCAACGTACTCGGCGTGCCCAGAGCGACGATTTCACCCGATTTCAGCACGCACACGCGGTCGCACAAATATTCGACTTCTTCCATATAATGCGAGGTTAAAATGATAGTCAAACCGTCGGCTTGCAATTTTTTCAGCGTATCCCAAATCATGCGGCGCGCTTTCGGATCGAGTCCGGTCGTCAGTTCGTCCAGAAAAACGATTTCGGGCTGAGGAATAAGCGCAAGAACGATCGCCAGTTTCTGTTTCTGCCCGCCGGACAGCGAAGCCACGTCGCGATTCCGCAGTTCCGAAAGCGAAAAAGTTTCCAGCAGCGATTTCCAGTCGGCAGGACGTGCGTACAAACAGGCGGACGTTTCACACGCTTCGCCGACTCTGATTTTATTCTGAAAACTGGTTGCCTGAAACTGAACGCCGACGCGATTGAACAGCGCCCGTTTCACCGCACGCGGCGCGCGTACCGGATTCATGCCGAGCAACTGAACCGAACCGGAATCGCAGTCTCTTGAACCGAGCACGCACTCGACGAGCGTCGATTTTCCGGCGCCGTTTTCACCGATGATGCCGAAAATCTCTCCCTTCCGCACGGTGAAACCGACTCCGCGCAGCGCTTCAACGCGGGTTCCTTTTGTACGCGATCGATACGATTTCCGTAAATCCCGAACGCACAGCACGTCGCCGCGCGACGAACACTCACTCATACTGATACCTCCATGTCACAGACAAAAAGGTACAGTCTCCCGCAACGGGAGAGTCAAGCGCCGGCCGAGAAAACGCCTCTCACGTAGCCGATTCCGCGCGTTTCATGCCGATAAACGCCGTTACCGATTTTTCGGGAGCCATAACGAGCGACGAAGTCAGCGTCAGTCCGATTTTCTGCGCGCACGGCAGAATCGAAAAAAAGACACGCTGCACGTCGAGCGGAACGTCGCCGTATCCGGGGCTGTAGCGCGGCTTCAAAACGAAGCCGCCCGCAACGGCGAGCCGGGAAAGTTCCGCGTTCAGAAAATCCGCGTACGATTCGGCGAACATGGCGCCGGCCGCCTGCATGACCGCACCGCGCGCCGCGTCCAGTTTTGCCGATTTCCGGATCAGAAAATCGACCTGCGGCCCGATCGTCGCGGCGAACAGAATCACGCGGCTGCAGCCTGCAAGATTCCACGCCAGACAGGCGCTTTTCATCGTATATCCGGCGAACGAACAGATTTCGGAACCGCCGGCGGCCGTGCCGGGGGCGGCTGCAGCGAATGCAGTCGCAGCGCCGCCGACGGTCAGCGGAAAAACCGCGT
This sequence is a window from Treponema brennaborense DSM 12168. Protein-coding genes within it:
- a CDS encoding MerR family transcriptional regulator; translation: MDCKKERLAVYRIGQFSVMTKVTVKALRFYEDEGLLYPVHVDPATGYRYYDTAQLLRVHKIVSLKQCGFPLCEIRKMLDGCDVAPLLASQKKRLENRIAAQTAQLASINSYMSFLQEEKTVPYQVVVKELPRVTVYSCRMVVPSYDAYFDVIPEIGREIEAANPGLTCKTDPFYCFIMYHDGEYRSRDIDMEYCEAVTCKGTDTPRIKFKEIERVPRAACVLHKGPYATLPQAYCAVFKWIEDNRLTCAGLTRESYIDGVWNRQNPDEWLTEIQVPIG
- a CDS encoding vitamin B12 dependent-methionine synthase activation domain-containing protein — protein: MKTIDLPANGMETGTTYQHRLSANLLAADEREVYRYAGYSKAALLNAEAITPETSALVSECIAAMRPVLRPQAVYAVFPLTVGGAATAFAAAAPGTAAGGSEICSFAGYTMKSACLAWNLAGCSRVILFAATIGPQVDFLIRKSAKLDAARGAVMQAAGAMFAESYADFLNAELSRLAVAGGFVLKPRYSPGYGDVPLDVQRVFFSILPCAQKIGLTLTSSLVMAPEKSVTAFIGMKRAESAT
- a CDS encoding ABC transporter permease, which gives rise to MTALKTFYTLFKTEAKLAIRGGDMLLFAVAMPVGIMFLIGCVSAPETVRSAFSGVACVGICAAGFMGIPLTLSGYRYEKVLKRFKVTPVSPGMLLAADTALQFLFAAVSAVLVWLAARFGFGVKIADGARFVATFLFSVCAVFSLGACIGAVVPDVKTANVVTSLIYFPSLFLSGATVPYAIMPRGLQAFSNVFPLTQVIKLLDNAAAGLPVSADILRIGILLPVTVAAFALSVKLFKWE
- a CDS encoding YbaN family protein, translating into MKLSQFLKLTAGFTALALGLVGAVLPVWPTTPFVLLALGCFSATPALQSKILKIGFFREYYESYTRKTGLRRRTIAGSLIFLWGMLTVSAVLIRKLPVCLLLAAVGAAVTVHILWIAKKRG
- a CDS encoding ABC transporter ATP-binding protein, encoding MSECSSRGDVLCVRDLRKSYRSRTKGTRVEALRGVGFTVRKGEIFGIIGENGAGKSTLVECVLGSRDCDSGSVQLLGMNPVRAPRAVKRALFNRVGVQFQATSFQNKIRVGEACETSACLYARPADWKSLLETFSLSELRNRDVASLSGGQKQKLAIVLALIPQPEIVFLDELTTGLDPKARRMIWDTLKKLQADGLTIILTSHYMEEVEYLCDRVCVLKSGEIVALGTPSTLVASHGVKNLEDVFLNYMDADPAAADGGIGE